The following nucleotide sequence is from Mytilus trossulus isolate FHL-02 chromosome 9, PNRI_Mtr1.1.1.hap1, whole genome shotgun sequence.
ACAAGAACAATTAGAAAATTAATCTGGTAGGTAGATTCTGCATAGGGAGTAATTTGAAGTTGACGTTCTGCTGAAAAGGGGCATACATTTTGCTCGCAgcacatttaaatttgtattgcGTGGAGTGTGATACAAAGAAGTGATACGAAAACTGCATTAATTTTATTGGCATATTTAGCATTACAAGACGATAAAACGACACTTCAATTTGCTATCCGTTAGGTCATTGGTGATGTTGAGAAGATGTACAATTCGTCCATGGCAACGGACGACTgtgatttcttcaataatatacaaaaaactCAGATTTTTCGCATGAAAAACTTCTGTTTGTCTGAAGCGTACAAAAACTTATAATATGAGAGAAGTGTCAAAGATGACTGAACTTGAATATAATCCCTGTTATCGATTAAGCAGTCTATATGGTAAAATTTTGTTACCCCCCGATTTTTAGTATGTAAATCAAACTTACGTCTTCTATTACTTTGAAACTGTCACAACTATTTattatttctatgttttttaCCTTAATACCTTGCCCTTGTGCGTCTTGAGAAACGCATTCCTCTCCTAATTTATACTTGTATACCCGCGGTGCTGGCATTGCATCTGATATGACGGTCATGGTCCAGTTCTCGTCTTCCTTTTCATATTCAACCGTTGTAGTGGCATTACGATACTTTTCGACCAAATCAGGAACCCCTGCAATATAACGTCATACATATAATCCTTTACTTTTAGTTTGATACAAAAGTAAGTTTACATGGAAGAAACACAGCAATGTTtgaatgaaagacaaaaatgaacTAGAATATAAAATCAGTTACATCGTTGAATGGtgtaaaaacgatgaaaaagGGAATTCGAAAGATAtctaattattaataaaatttgttttgcaatATTACAATGATAAATGATTTACTAGTACACGTAATGCAAATTCCTCAATGCCACTCGACATTGTTGTCGTCTGCTATATATTTGGTCttataaaagattttcaaagaCTTACCAGTCATTTTGCAGTACTCCTCAAAATTTTTCCTCGACGCTTTATTTCCTTTCCATTTCCCTACAAACTGTGACATGTTTAAAGAGCAAATCCGTTATTTGAATGACTAAAGTACTGTTTGGACCTACGAACGCGATGACGGATTAATAAACTTTTCACAGTATCAATGAAGACACGATTCAAATCCAAATTCGTCGTACAATTAATGTATGCGTCCTCATCTTTGAATGATTTAATATTCTATCTGAGGTGTATTCTGTTCATGTAagaacatatttaatttatccatGTTTGGTCATACTCTGTTCATGTAAGAACATATTGAATTTATCAATATTaggtaaattaaatttttacccgttatcaaattataattagTCAACTCAAAAGTATAATTAATCAAACTAGAGAAGACAGAATTCTAAATCAAATTAGAGCGGTGATTATTAGTAATAGCATTACATAGCTGTTTTATTAAAATCCGTCATTTTGAATGGCAGACAACAATCACAAGGCATCAAAAACCTTATTTCATTTcagaatggaaaaaaaacattcatgaccatGATAACTGCATGTGCCTCCCCTGacaatgcatattttaaaagtaaacaattagaAAATTACGTTAAGCATTTAATGCCTActtcagaattttttaaattgtataggGTTGAGCGTAATCTTTGCTCATTCAAAAAAGGGCTCCATACAAAATATGCTTTGGTCAACTTTTTGTACACCCCAATAAAAGAACGAAGCGATTCATTTAATGCTAACATAATTAGATACAGTAAAACCTACTGCAATTACTTGTTTTAGTATTTACTCTTGTTTgcttttttgttggttttttttggggggttgtCTTTTTTATCTTGAACATCATGGTTTTCTCTTTATCTGGTACATCATTTTCAAACATTCTTACTTATCTCATTACGGGCTCCTATCGGCTCCTAGGAGACGATATTAAGAACTGAACGATGGACAGTCAGTGCCTGAATGTTTCTTACTACCTGATTGGAAGTATTACGAGACGTGAATAATCGAAATTTATTGATTGGTTAGGACAATCCAAACCTATTAAATGTCCTTCAATCCCGTAGAGTATCGGATTTGTCATCTCTATTTTGACGATTAGATTTTGCCTGGTCAGTAATcatgcatattcatgatattggtaCACATGtaacttttatctataaatagccGAATCTTCTGGAATTAATCTTCAAAGCGAGAGcaatttccattttcatcagCTAAGAGACGACTAGCCCTTTTTGAAAGGCTAATACTTGTATggtgatatttttaaattgctCAGAATTTACTGTATTaaactggaaaaaaaatggCGAAGATGAAATcggaagtttaattttggaccattaagacctcaatgtggaccataattttaaataataatgtcttttttaaatgtgattattatcttatatatataatagtacTATTACCATCTTTTTTCGTCATCgttgttttttaattatctttgAGGACAGAACGTACATGCATGCCCAAAGTGTACCAAGtaattatgaattaaataataTATGGGTATACGTCCATAACCAGCAACAAAGCAAAAACAACAGTTCCAGAAATATTCCGGCAGTTTATTTACTTTATAGACAGGCGTCCTTACAATATGTCAAGGTCATAAGCGCTCAGGTCTAGACAGCTATTAGCattataaacacatttaaacTTGTCATATTTTAAGTGTACAGAAGCGTATTATTATCACACTATTTTTGGTATATCCCTGATCCTATGTTTGTGTTAAAACGAAAACATTTGAACGCAggaaaaaatgtgtggcgctaaaaCTCTTCcgcattatacatgttataggtgaCAATTATCATCTTGTtcgtttttcaatttattttttaagtgtGTTTTTATAGAATTAATATTTAATCAACTATAAGTGCATCGTATTATAAGCATCAAATGATATATCATGATACTTTTTggatgtaaaatatatatactacgGGCGAGtttagatattccacatgatatagtcagtatcaaaaacgaaactacctattattctgtttatcggtaattatgacgtcacacaatgtattgtctaatattttcagtgatacagccagtacgttgattatcaaatatattaggcagtaagatcaaagggaaaatgtACGAATTACCGATAAAAGATAATAtcgaaaaaaacattttgcaaaGTGTTGAAAAGGACAAGATATTTTGACATGACTCATAttcgtgattttttttagaaattaaggtggtacctaacactacagggagataaaacgttttaattacattgtgttgtaaaaggaatattaagcttctcaatgatcaaaatcggtgtttgtcaaactgctctataaccagtgtaatttttctgacaaaacggttggttcaaagtttttgaaaattttgtatttttgttaaatggGTCAAagtaaaaactttaacaaaattttatgaaacgagccaaattaattttagtgaaaatgTTAGGTACCAACTGAATATGATGTCATGATTGATAATATAAAATCCGATAGTGAAGAAATAAATTACAGATATGTACTTATAAAATAGAATCATCTCTTATCTCTAAAATATCGTAATCATATTAAACTATTATCATCCAAACTTTGTTTATCAGGTCGGCACCACGTGGCTCTGTCCCAGTAAAGGTCTATAGAACTTTAACAATGGTAGCCTTCAGGAATACTCTGCTTCGTTTGGTTCAGATGCGAAAATTAATTACATCGAATGTCAGGTACAGTACTTTTACTTGAGTAAAATGATAAAAGTCGTTATTTATTAAATTAGTgataatttattgaatttttcaacagatACGGTTGTTTATATGCCCCATTCATGAACATTAggttttctggtatgtgcgtccgtccgttcgtccgttgtGCCGTCCGTtcatctgtcccgcttcaggttaaagtttttggtctaggtagtttttgatgaagttaaagtccaatcaacttgtaACTTAGTACACAtcttccttatgatatgatctttctaattttaatgccaaatgacggtccactgaacatagaaaatgttaGTGCGGATAGGGATTTCGTGTACATTCTTGTTTCACTGTGCACTAAATATACGATGATGGAACTATACTAAATAATTTTCCACATCGAAAAGGCAAATGTGAAAATTGTCGTCTCGGCACTGCAAAAGTAGAAAGTAAGATTGTGTGTCCATCTGTAGTAAGGGGTACAATTTCGAGAGCTTTATCCCCCATCCAACCTTCCATTGAAAACAACTATATAACTATAGGCTGTTACAGTCGAgaatctgattaaaatttgGCCGTTTAGGTCAGAGCGTCATGAATGCAAAAAAACTACCAAAAAACGTCATTCTAACTGTTGACATGGTGATTCTATAGGATGCGTATCTTGTCAAGAGCATCTCTGACCTccgttttttttctgttttctgctGTCACTACAATGTTGAGCATTAAGTGCTTGTATacgtttaaaattttgtcattaagTGAATGTGCGTGCAGTATTTTTCTTAGCCTCTGTTTCAACATTAggttttcttatttatatttatatatctaaattACCGGTGATCTCGTGAATGTTGGAGCGACATGGTTCCATGCCCGCCCGTGTTTAACCGAGGATAATAATTTAGAATGTTTGCTGAAAAACAATACATCTTTTAGGAGTAAGTACAAAATGTGGTCGGAAGAGTCAAAATAAGATGTCCAGCTATGTGAAATGTCTTCTTTAATTTGTACCGTTTCTTACATCCTtaggctgttgtctgctctatggtcgtgttgttgtctcaggctttgacacattcccgatttccattctcaatcgtATGTCTATATTATTAATATGTGGATATCCTAAATATGCACGTAACGTTTACTCGCAAGAAGTTAAGTAGCCAAAACATCAATCAAATCGCTGAatagtttggtttttttttcatttaatagttGTTAATATACAAACATCTTTAGATCATATACGTATTAATTTGATACAGAGATTTTCTCATTCAACATCTTTTGTCTTCGAATTTATTTTAAAGGACTATTTTGCTTCCTAATGCACTGTAACTTTCAGTTCTTAGATTTATACATTTACAGAACATATTCTAAAAAGTCCGACATTAACTATGAGATTAGACCAATGAGACGATCAGACATTCAAGGCCTTTATGAACTTCTAGCTGAAAATAAATGGAATATGGAGAAATCGTATTTGGAATGTGTTTTTAATACTGATCCTACCGGGCTTGTGGTGGTAGTCAAAGACGACGGAGAAATAATAGGTAAGGTtgtaaatatacatttgtagtaaGTACCATGCAGTGACTGTGTAAAAAAATAGTTGACGTCGTTAGGACAAATTCAATAAGGTGAATTTGACGCGCATTGcaattcgaattagaattgaCGTTATGACGTAAAAAGTTTCGTatgcgaattaaactaattcgaactagttaatgcgaatcgaattcgaattacgtgtgaactcacCATTAGTGTGTAACTGTTATGGAGAGTTCAAATCATGTGTGAACTCACCATTCGTGTGTAACTGTTATggagagttcaaattacgtgtgaactcacCATAAGTGTGTAACTGTTATGGAGAGTTCAAATCACGTGTGAACTCACCATTTGTGTGTAACTGCTATCAAAGTATTACAtcgatttatcatttttttgggggtaaaatccaatttattttaataactatATTTAAGCAGacagatgaaaaaaatatcttgtgtTAAAAGATGTTTcgtaaaaataatacatgtatagtagaccgttggttttcccgtatgaatggttttacactagtaattttgggtccctttttttcttgttgttcggtgtgagccagggcttcgtgttgaaggccgtacattgacctataattacttttatagattgttatttgaatggagagttgtctcattggcactcacaccacatcttcctatatctatatacatgtatcttcaaTTGATCATTTATTGAATGCAAAATACAGCGCATACATGTGGCAATGTTGTCTTCATTCAGACTTGCAATCAAAGccctttaggtgtaataccaccatcgattttctcctattagtctttgttaaatttgcacttttcaaaaaattgtgcagaatttatctttgtttcaaataaagaaatacttggcatgagtaaagttttatcctgtccagttctacaGAAAAGTTtttacataacatttcattgcatataagaaagtaaccatcattggaagttaaccaatcaaatttctccccttattatATCTGTGCACAAGGTTTAGTCatcatgtaacctcaagattacaaaattttctatagaaatcacaaataaaaaataatggtgttttaaaatacccaagacatatgtttatgacacagaaatagttttaatgcaataaaatgtaggattaattacctacaacggtcaaattcaaggttATTATTTTcgacctactttcgtatacaaccggatgtgacataccatgatttggtggtattacacccttatatctatataacaaaCCCAGGGTTTCATCGcataattgaataatttaaacaatctaaaataaaaaaaataccttgacctgaattttcaaaataactcaGGACCTATAGTCTTTATCAAAGGATATCGATAATAAGATAAGGATGCATTTATTGAATGATGATGGTCTCAAATTCAAGTTTACTAAACTGGAAGCCATAGCAACACGTTTGATCTAGCCTGAATTATTAACTCGAGGGAGGGTCGCCTTATCATCATTTGAGTActattttcttcttaaaataaaGCTAATAAAAACTTCTATTCATTTTATGTTTAGTGCTTTCACATACATACTgacattttttcatattatttttcttcttggtAGAACTTCGTACTGAGTGTTCTGGTCACATATTATTCAGGTTAAACGTATTTCTTCTCATCTCTATCTTTACGTACTTAACCAAACATTGTTCATAAGAATTTGGTTCATAACAAATGTTTCGCCAACTAATGAAAACATAGAAGTGCTCTCAGTGGTTAGGTATTTAGGGTAGAACGACAGTAAAATGAAAGACAATTGTATATCCTTTAATAAAGTTAAACAGAAAAATGGCAGAGTTTGAACACTTCTGTGATAATACCATTAGTACATACTATCATCCATTGCGAGACTTTATTTTCATTGGGTATATCATATCGATTGTTTTATTCTGATATCGGAACCGACAATTGGAGTTTTCCAATTTACTGTCAATGTAATTGCTTATCGACTTAGTATCAACGTTTTCCGTGTAAATATCcaatattgatcaatatttaaCCATAGTGATAACGAATTGACGTTTTCCGTGTTAgtcttttttaaaaactgttaaTAGATCCTTGTCGACTTGATATTTACGTTTTCCATGCATGTACAGTtccttttgaaaatgtcaacAATTATTGCTTGTCGACTAGATATTGTTGTAGtgaattcattttaaatagTGTAAATTACTTGCTCTTAAATTATATTCATCAATTATGCTTCCTTTTTTCCGAAGTGACCATTTCGAAAAACCTTTCCTTCGATATACAGTCTTGGCTattgatacatatataaacgTGGTATGACTCAATCAAATTCTCAGAATAATTCCTTTTATCTCAGACTTTTGAATATTAACCCTTGCATGCTTTTAATCTTCGATTTAATAACTCCTCAAATTCTAAAAAATCTAAACATGAAccctaaatgaaaataaatatttaaagggCAACTGACATTATAAACTGACATTTTTAGAGTGTATCACaacggtttttttttctttttttaaataaatgtgatgCGAACTAGGGGAcgtaaaaaaacattaaaaaaactgtGATATACAACGTATAACTGTGAAAATAGGGAAAAAATATATCTCCAACAGGGGATTTAGACGGGTAAACTGTAAACGGGATTTTTGTTCCCGGCGGAAATTTGTATCCGTCAGTAATTGGTAATGAATGTCATGTTCTACCCATATGTCAGACCAGAT
It contains:
- the LOC134683848 gene encoding gastrotropin-like; the protein is MSQFVGKWKGNKASRKNFEEYCKMTGVPDLVEKYRNATTTVEYEKEDENWTMTVISDAMPAPRVYKYKLGEECVSQDAQGQGIKFTAVINSDGSMVDSSSFERMGWKPTTTTRKVNGNKMIVETKTGDATMSYEMDKV